The Paenibacillus sp. FSL R7-0204 genome includes a region encoding these proteins:
- a CDS encoding ABC transporter substrate-binding protein has protein sequence MKKWRPGIGVSIVLLLFTIGGCDTRSSTDASLLSGGGGAADIREPVILRYSSYLLDTAQAGKVYFDAIAEFEKLYPHIQIDADFIQNNNYTAGIKIRLLGGEKVDVFDTWSPSLFEEFRALRSDMYLDLTGADFLKEFYPNSLLPVTVGGRVYGAPEVMHSDGLLYNKTLFDSLGLEVPRTWDEFLALCVKLKQEGLIPVAMDAEWSTAQFFWGSIMSDNGADAAWTKKLESGEIRTHDPVFVDAIQKHREIIDRGFVPPNWKSLKHEQAKDLVGTGQAAMIITGTWDIPSIKERNPAQDIRFMMVPGSVRTVPNINVGTYRVISSRTEHPEEAKQFVAFMNGRATQEKLAAGALAVPSVISAPTDRSDSVSSIAAAVTREDATLYWPHTVSTESLQVKILEGVNQYLAGQPMETALANIQQAIDEAAAKRRKSE, from the coding sequence ATGAAGAAGTGGAGACCCGGTATCGGAGTCAGCATTGTTCTGCTGCTGTTCACGATTGGCGGCTGTGATACCCGGAGCAGTACAGACGCTTCCCTGCTGTCCGGCGGAGGCGGAGCGGCAGACATCCGTGAACCCGTCATCCTCCGGTACTCCAGCTATCTGCTGGATACGGCGCAAGCAGGCAAAGTGTATTTTGATGCGATTGCCGAATTCGAGAAGCTGTATCCCCATATCCAGATCGATGCAGATTTCATCCAGAACAATAATTATACGGCGGGGATTAAGATCAGGCTGCTTGGCGGTGAGAAGGTGGATGTATTCGATACGTGGTCGCCCAGCCTGTTCGAGGAATTCCGCGCTCTGCGGAGCGATATGTACCTGGACCTGACCGGAGCGGATTTTCTCAAGGAATTCTACCCGAACTCCCTGCTGCCGGTTACGGTGGGCGGCCGGGTATACGGAGCGCCGGAGGTCATGCACAGTGACGGGCTGCTCTACAACAAAACCTTGTTCGACTCTCTCGGGCTGGAGGTTCCGCGCACCTGGGACGAGTTCCTTGCGCTCTGCGTGAAGCTGAAGCAGGAAGGGCTTATTCCGGTGGCAATGGATGCGGAGTGGTCCACAGCCCAGTTCTTCTGGGGGTCTATCATGTCGGATAACGGGGCGGATGCCGCCTGGACGAAGAAGCTGGAGAGCGGGGAGATCCGGACCCATGATCCGGTGTTCGTGGATGCCATCCAGAAGCACCGGGAGATTATCGACCGGGGGTTCGTGCCGCCGAACTGGAAGAGCCTGAAGCATGAGCAGGCCAAGGATCTGGTCGGCACAGGGCAGGCGGCCATGATTATTACCGGAACCTGGGACATCCCCAGCATCAAGGAGCGGAATCCGGCTCAGGATATCCGGTTCATGATGGTGCCGGGCAGTGTGCGGACGGTGCCGAACATCAATGTCGGCACGTACCGGGTGATCAGCTCGCGGACGGAGCATCCCGAGGAGGCCAAGCAGTTCGTGGCGTTCATGAACGGCAGGGCTACGCAGGAGAAGCTGGCCGCAGGCGCTTTGGCCGTGCCTTCGGTCATCTCGGCCCCGACGGACCGGAGCGATTCGGTCTCGTCCATTGCCGCTGCGGTAACGCGCGAGGACGCCACGCTCTATTGGCCGCATACGGTATCGACCGAGTCGCTCCAGGTGAAGATTCTGGAGGGCGTCAACCAGTATCTTGCCGGACAGCCCATGGAGACCGCACTGGCCAATATCCAGCAGGCGATTGATGAGGCTGCGGCTAAGCGGCGGAAATCAGAGTGA
- a CDS encoding carbohydrate ABC transporter permease, which produces MAKHKHFNRILAHLVLLLGAAAMILPFVWMVLTSFKSVTESTSMNPFIFFPKTWRVENYLEVWRQNNFLILYWNTFAMMALRVLCAVMFSAMAAYAFARLRFPGRDFCFSLVLFQMMVPTQIFIIPQYLMVDALGMRNTIFALLFPGLVSAFGTFLLRQFFMGLPKELEEAAKIDGCNIGQTFARIMLPLVRSGLVALGIFTALFSFKDLMWPMIVNTSSDAATLSSALAKIQSAFAVDYPELMAASVLAIWPMLLIYILFQRQFIEGIATSGGKL; this is translated from the coding sequence ATGGCCAAACATAAACACTTTAACCGTATCTTAGCCCACCTTGTGCTGCTCCTGGGAGCAGCCGCGATGATTCTGCCGTTCGTCTGGATGGTGCTGACCTCGTTCAAGTCGGTTACGGAGTCCACTTCGATGAATCCGTTTATCTTTTTCCCCAAGACCTGGCGGGTGGAGAATTACCTGGAGGTATGGCGGCAGAATAACTTCCTGATCCTGTACTGGAATACGTTTGCGATGATGGCTCTAAGGGTGCTGTGCGCGGTGATGTTCAGCGCGATGGCGGCGTATGCTTTTGCCAGACTAAGATTTCCGGGGCGTGACTTCTGCTTCAGTCTGGTGTTGTTCCAGATGATGGTGCCGACCCAGATCTTCATCATCCCGCAATATCTGATGGTCGATGCGCTGGGGATGCGCAATACGATCTTTGCCTTGCTGTTTCCAGGGCTGGTCAGTGCCTTCGGCACCTTCTTATTGAGACAATTCTTCATGGGCCTACCTAAGGAGCTGGAGGAGGCGGCGAAGATCGACGGCTGCAATATCGGCCAGACCTTTGCCAGAATTATGCTCCCGCTGGTCCGCTCCGGTCTGGTGGCCCTCGGGATATTCACGGCCCTCTTCTCCTTCAAGGACCTGATGTGGCCGATGATCGTCAACACAAGCTCGGACGCGGCGACCCTCTCTTCGGCCCTGGCTAAGATTCAAAGCGCCTTCGCCGTGGACTACCCGGAGCTGATGGCGGCTTCCGTGCTGGCGATTTGGCCGATGCTGCTCATCTACATCCTGTTCCAGCGGCAATTTATCGAAGGGATTGCAACTTCGGGGGGCAAGCTCTGA
- a CDS encoding carbohydrate ABC transporter permease, giving the protein MNHTVKRKIGAKTWNEWSWGWFLIAPTMIGLMVLNFIPIVQTAYLSFFKSGDFGRGNIYIGWENYRKLIHDPQVWHAVGNTLLYTLLVVPVSIAIAMLVAVLLNGKLAGRSLYRTIYFIPMVAAPAAVTMVWRWMYNQHYGLINFGLSKLGLPAVNWTTDPGVAILSIAVIGIWSVIGYNMVLLLAGLQEIPKDYYEASDIDGASRVRQFFVITLPLVTPTLFFVVVTTIIQAMQVFDVIYMMIDVSNPAYDHTVSLVYLFYNNSFKYSNKGYGSAIVMVLLALIMIITFFQMRAQKKWVNYM; this is encoded by the coding sequence ATGAATCATACCGTCAAGAGGAAAATTGGAGCGAAAACCTGGAATGAATGGTCCTGGGGCTGGTTCCTGATCGCGCCAACGATGATCGGCCTTATGGTCCTCAACTTCATTCCAATAGTACAGACCGCTTACCTTAGCTTCTTCAAGAGCGGAGATTTCGGCAGAGGCAATATCTACATCGGATGGGAGAATTACCGCAAGCTGATTCATGATCCCCAGGTATGGCATGCTGTCGGTAATACACTGCTCTACACCTTGCTGGTCGTGCCTGTCAGCATTGCCATCGCCATGCTGGTGGCCGTGCTGCTGAACGGCAAGCTCGCGGGCCGCTCGCTGTACCGCACGATCTATTTCATCCCGATGGTCGCCGCTCCTGCGGCAGTCACCATGGTATGGCGCTGGATGTATAACCAGCACTACGGCCTCATTAATTTCGGGCTATCCAAGCTGGGCCTTCCAGCCGTCAACTGGACGACGGACCCGGGGGTAGCGATCTTATCCATCGCGGTGATCGGAATCTGGAGTGTCATCGGCTATAATATGGTGCTGCTGCTCGCTGGTCTGCAGGAGATCCCGAAGGACTACTACGAGGCCTCGGATATCGACGGAGCCAGCCGGGTGCGCCAATTTTTCGTGATCACCCTGCCGCTTGTAACGCCAACCCTGTTCTTTGTTGTGGTGACCACGATTATCCAGGCCATGCAAGTGTTCGATGTCATCTATATGATGATCGATGTGAGTAACCCGGCCTATGACCATACAGTATCACTTGTGTATCTCTTCTATAATAACTCGTTCAAGTATTCGAATAAGGGCTATGGCTCAGCAATTGTAATGGTGTTGCTCGCGCTGATCATGATCATCACCTTCTTCCAGATGAGAGCGCAAAAAAAATGGGTCAACTACATGTAG